The following are from one region of the Chromobacterium phragmitis genome:
- the clpP gene encoding ATP-dependent Clp endopeptidase proteolytic subunit ClpP, which produces MKSMMEPQGLGLVPMVVEQSGRGERAYDIYSRLLKERIVFLVGPVTDESANLVVAQMLFLESENPDKDIHFYINSPGGSITAGMSIYDTMNFIKPDVSTLCIGQAASMGAFLLAAGTHGKRFALENSRVMIHQPLLYGGGLSGQVTDIEIHARELVKVKAKMNELLAKHSGQTLERVQSDTERDNFMSAEEARAYGMIDKVLSSRRDVTA; this is translated from the coding sequence ATGAAATCTATGATGGAACCGCAAGGTCTGGGCTTGGTGCCCATGGTGGTGGAGCAGAGTGGTCGCGGCGAGCGAGCCTATGACATCTACTCTCGCCTGCTGAAGGAGCGCATCGTCTTCTTGGTCGGCCCCGTCACCGACGAGTCGGCCAACTTGGTTGTGGCGCAGATGCTGTTTCTGGAGTCGGAAAACCCGGACAAGGACATCCATTTCTACATCAACTCGCCGGGCGGCTCGATTACCGCCGGCATGTCGATCTACGATACGATGAACTTCATCAAGCCGGACGTTTCCACGCTTTGCATCGGGCAGGCGGCCAGCATGGGCGCCTTCCTGCTGGCGGCCGGCACGCACGGCAAGCGCTTCGCGCTGGAAAACAGCCGGGTGATGATCCATCAGCCGCTGCTGTACGGCGGCGGCCTGTCCGGCCAGGTGACCGACATCGAAATCCATGCCCGCGAGCTGGTGAAGGTGAAGGCCAAGATGAACGAGCTGTTGGCCAAGCATTCCGGCCAGACGCTGGAGCGGGTGCAATCCGACACCGAGCGCGACAACTTCATGTCCGCCGAAGAGGCCCGCGCCTACGGTATGATCGATAAAGTGCTGTCTTCCCGTCGGGATGTGACGGCCTAA